A window of the Eulemur rufifrons isolate Redbay chromosome 6, OSU_ERuf_1, whole genome shotgun sequence genome harbors these coding sequences:
- the CTSD gene encoding cathepsin D yields the protein MQPPSLLLLALGLLIASTSALVRIPLHKFKSIRRTMSEVGGPVEDLIAKGPVTKYSMATGTKGPVPEMLRNYMDAQYYGEIGIGTPPQCFTVIFDTGSSNLWVPSVHCKVLDIACWVHHKYDSSKSSSYVKNGTSFDIHYGSGSLSGYLSQDTVSVPCSSAVKASVGVKVEKQVFGEATKQPGITFIAAKFDGILGLAFPRISVDNVLPVFDNLMKQKLVDKNIFSFYLNRDPSAQPGGELMLGGIDSKYYTGSLSYLNVTRKAYWQIHLDQVEVASGLTLCKEGCEAIVDTGTSLVVGPVDEVRALQKAIGAVPLIQGEYMIPCEKVSSLPSVTLKLGGKDYVLSSEDYTLKVSQAGKTICLSGFMGMDIPPPSGPLWILGDVFIGRYYSVFDRDNNRVGFAEATKL from the exons atGCAGCCCCCCAGCCTGCTGCTGCTCGCGCTCGGCCTGCTGATCGCGTCCACTTCCGCGCTCGTCAG AATACCACTGCACAAGTTCAAGTCCATACGCCGGACCATGTCGGAGGTGGGGGGCCCCGTGGAAGATCTGATCGCCAAGGGCCCCGTCACGAAATACTCGATGGCCACTGGGACCAAGGGGCCCGTCCCTGAGATGCTCAGGAACTACATGGAC GCCCAGTACTACGGCGAGATCGGCATCGGGACCCCCCCCCAGTGCTTCACCGTCATCTTCGACACCGGCTCCTCCAACCTGTGGGTCCCCTCGGTCCACTGCAAGGTGTTGGACATTGCCTGCT GGGTGCACCACAAGTACGACAGCAGCAAGTCCAGCAGCTACGTGAAGAACGGCACCTCCTTCGACATCCACTACGGCTCAGGCAGCCTCTCCGGGTACCTGAGCCAAGACACCGTGTCG GTGCCCTGCTCTTCAGCCGTGAAGGCCTCCGTCGGTGTCAAAGTGGAGAAGCAGGTCTTCGGGGAGGCCACCAAGCAGCCCGGCATCACCTTCATCGCGGCCAAGTTCGATGGCATCCTGGGCCTGGCCTTCCCCCGCATCTCCGTGGACAACGTGCTGCCCGTCTTCGACAACCTGATGAAGCAGAAGCTGGTGGACAAGAACATCTTCTCCTTCTACCTGAACAG gGACCCAAGCGCGCAGCCCGGAGGTGAGCTGATGCTGGGCGGCATAGACTCCAAGTACTACACGGGCTCCCTGTCCTACCTGAACGTCACCCGCAAGGCCTACTGGCAGATCCATCTGGATCA ggtcGAGGTGGCCAGCGGGCTGACCCTGTGCAAGGAGGGCTGCGAGGCCATCGTGGACACGGGCACCTCCCTCGTGGTGGGCCCCGTGGACGAGGTGCGTGCACTGCAGAAGGCCATCGGGGCCGTGCCGCTGATCCAGGGCGAG TACATGATCCCCTGTGAGAAGGTGTCCAGCCTGCCCTCGGTCACCCTGAAGCTGGGAGGCAAAGACTACGTGCTGTCCTCGGAGGACTACACGCTCAAG GTGTCCCAGGCCGGGAAGACCATCTGCCTGAGCGGCTTCATGGGCATGGACATCCCCCCGCCCAGCGGGCCACTCTGGATTCTGGGCGATGTCTTCATCGGCCGCTACTACTCGGTGTTCGACCGCGACAACAACAGGGTGGGCTTCGCTGAGGCCACCAAGCTATAG